Part of the Carassius auratus strain Wakin unplaced genomic scaffold, ASM336829v1 scaf_tig00045151, whole genome shotgun sequence genome is shown below.
CtgcattcaaatgtttttcatCTTTCATTTGACGAATATTTGACGTTCAGATTTTAATGTAAGAAGATCATAATTTTAcctttaatattacattatacatttgattatttaatatttatttaattaaccatatttatttatatttgtttgttgtttgtatttTGCAGGTTGTTCAGTGTGGTATTAGAGACTGCTACTCATAAATCCGGTGAAACAACTTCCCACACACCGGGGAAACCGGGAGGTCTGGATGTCAAAGCTCTCCGAGCCTTCAGAGTCTTACGACCCCTCAGACTGGTTTCAGGAGTGCCCAGTGAGTTTGTGTTTGTAATAGAAAGAAAATGAAGCAATTCAGTTTGATGCCTGATTAAATCTGGTTTACATTGCTATGAACTATTCAATGGTATTTTACCCAGACAAGAGTGTCATTGTGCTCTTAAGGAGTTATTCCGAGATGTTTTGTATGGAGTGATGTGCTTGTGTGATGCACCAGTGTTTTGAACAGTTACAATATTTATGCAGTGATCAGAAAGGCTGGTGTAGCCTGATTTCTCTATCGTTATACTTGAGCCTATAGATTAATTCAGCATCCTCACGAGTCACCAATGAGCTTGACTTATGGTTGCAACCAGCAGCTGTGCTGTTTTGCAGTCATTTCAAAATCAGGCCCGCTGACACATGCTCATGAATCATTAGCCCATTTCACAAAATTTATGACAGGATATGACCAGAAAATTACCAAAATGACTTTAccggtaaatatttttttttttttttttttagcagtaccATTCACACATCGGTTTGAAATTACCAGTAAATTCTGTGAAATCAGACCTTTGAACTGTTACGCTCCCGGTGTTGTATTTGCAGTATACGCAGTCAgtgttttattgatgttttaatttttgtgtcaAACGTTCACATTCATGCAGCTTCTTTTGGCCCAGAGACATCATTAGATGACTTCAAACAGACCTACAGAGTGCGGAGTCAATACGTCATCTGCGTCAGAATGTTATGATTGGCTCAGAGTAGATGTCTTAACGTCAACACATTCTGAACTTGTACGTGCTCATACTGGTAATCTACATTCTGCATTCAGGCATAGCATCATTCCAGcaatttactggtaatgttacaacttctcataACCTTAAACTGCCGAAACGAATTTACAGTACCAGTATTTTTAAAAAGGTCCTGTTCACAAATGATCTCTTAACAgtaatttaccagtaaagacTGGATGTGTAGTGTGGCCAAAGGTGCTATTGACCAACTAAACAAAAAGCCATTCATTGCGTGTGTCTTTACAATACTAAGGTGATGATTTTAAAGagcgctgtccatggtgctgaaaacacaattacatactgtactgtacaatCTGGCCAAGATGGCAGAAAACAGGATCATGTAAACCATTGACTTATTCCACCACAGTACATTTAGAAGCTGGAGTGGATCTTTCCAGCCTACCTGCATGTATAATGGTATCTCTCCCTCATGTGCCCACCTGCACATTAATCCCGGCACTTCTCCCAGTAAGGCAAGGTGACATTGCcagaaaacacacattaaaaatcCACACTATGTACATATGTAGTACTATTATGTTCTGGCTGCCATTGTCGAAGTCATGTAAACCACTCAGTCATGAGTCTCAGTCATCAGCCACTTGTCATGTtgaacattattttcaaataaaatgtttttttgttttgtctttgacTAAAATTAGActtgtttggagtcagtaagattttttaaattgagaAATTAATCCTTTTATTTAGCAATGCTGCATTAAATTTCTCAAAAGGGACAATAGCacattacattgttacaaaacttTCAATAGttgcacaaaaaagaaaaactacaatTTATTTAATGGACATAACCTGTAAGCATGGGAATGTATCTAatgcaaaaatacagattttgggTTACAGACTGATGATTTCtcggctctgtgtgtgtgcaggcctGCAGATTGTGTTAAACTCCATCATGAAGGCAATGGTTCCCCTGCTGCACATCTCTCTTCTTGTCCTCTTTGTCATCATCATCTATGCCATCATTGGATTGGAGCTCTTTATCGGACGAATGCATCGCACCTGTTATTTTATAGGCACAGGTaactacacacactcacataaaatatttatgtcCATTTTCTGTCACTCTCTGTCTTACTTCATCTATCTGTCTCTTCTCTTTCCCAGATAATTATGCAGATGATGATCCAGTCCCGTGTGCGTATGCGGGTCATGGTCGCCAGTGTGCTGCCAATGGCTCTGAGTGCAGGGGAAAGTGGGATGGACCAAACGGTGGCATCACTAACTTTGATAACTTCTTCTTTGCCATGTTAACAGTGTTCCAGTGCATCACAATGGAAGGCTGGACAGATGTCTTGTACTGGGTAACTACGTAAACTGTGTCTTCCGATTGACTGTAATGGTCCATAATCATCTTTCAAGGAAGTGGTTGTGTATGACAATGATACAGTTGCCTTTGCCTGTGTGTTCTTCTCTGTAGATGAATGATGCAATTGGTTTTGAGCTGCCGTGGGTTTACTTTGTAAGCCTGGTCATCTTTGGATCCTTCTTTGTTCTTAACCTTGTGTTGGGTGTTTTGAGCGGGTGAGTTGACAGGATTGATGTATTTATCAAGTGTgtaatttctttttcttctttttttctattatatgtctcattttgttttcaaaatgatgGTCAGAAATCATAAGATTAATCccaattattttattctattgacAACCATATTTTCAAACACTAAGTAACACTTCATCTAACATTAATAGTGGTTTATatggtgtatatatattatatatatatatatatatatatatatatatatatatatatatatattaggggtgtaacggttcacaaaattcacggttcggttcgatacgatacactgatgtcacggttcggttcggttcggttcggttcggttcgatacgttttagatacagcaaaatgtaaaaacatctcaacttttcagaatgccgcaagcgcaccgcgggtcatgtgacaagaaccaaccaatcagcttcatcctttcccgtaacaacgttgagagctcagccaagatgaaggaacagctgatcatagttgtatatggattgcaattttgaaataaattcagtagcagagctactgcaagcgatttttagagctgcaaatccatttatccttcgctgaaatttccgcgtctcatggagagagcacgtcattgttgcttagcaaagacagacgcctcatgagcgcttctgcccgagcgctttggaaaggaggagaaagacgcgcttagcgttttccatgcgtttttaggcacgatatgtgaacggcccctaaggcgctcgctcactcagcacgcgctgaaggctcgttgcaaaatgtctaatgcatttaacagaccagaaatataagatcctaaaataaccaacaggtctggtgtttgggttggattccctgtaagctatagtgtctaaatgctgcagggatagtttgctgcgtgcatgtttctcctttttttcgtcttttcccagatagtactgacgcatatatcccagatattcccgctggttttttttttttttttttttttttgtaatcccgctggtgtaccctgtcatgttgcagatgcgacataccgttgtttttttatccaccactctcttgccatcaccattatagcttaaagggaatccaaagtgcacccaaacaccagacctgttggttattggaggatcttctcatttctagtctgttaaacgcattggctattttgcaacgagccttcagcgcgtactgagtgagcgagcgcctgctgagtagcctaacataaacatataagatggtgtttttttcttcttcgggagtgtcaggggcgttgcctgttacgttgtttgggttattgggctaccttgttgaacgcatatcattatatttctttctctctcttttttttttttttcaaatataattaattactccaacgaacggttcaatacgaatacgcgtatcgttacacccctaatatatatatataatggtatatatatatatatatatatatatatatatatatatatatatatatatatatatatatatatatatatatatatttttttttttttttttttttttttttgtaaatggtgattaattttttcaggattgtttgatgaacagaaagttcaaaagaacataatttatttgaaatctttttttaacataaatatcatTCCTGTCACTTTAGCTTAGTttaattaatgcatcctttctgaataaaagtattcattacttactgactccaaacttttgaatactgtgtacttctttttttaataccCATTTATGATCTACCTGTTTTTCTACTGACAAATGTGAAAATATGCAGAAAAATAGTAACTCAATGGTGTACAGTTGATTTTGTTGATTTATAACTgtaatgttattgtttgtttCAGTTTTGACTCTGAATACCATGATAGATACATCACATGTGACAATTTATGTATTAAGAGAGTTAGTCCATAACCCAATCAATATTTATGAGTTAAGACTTCTGCATTTCATGACATCATAAATTGTGCATTGTAACTTGTTTGCATGTCTGTGATCGTTTAACAGAGGACAGCAGCAGCAGTTATCAGTATCAGTACTAACCTGAATGGAACAATCCCCAGATGCTGAGAGTAGCAGATTTGCAGAGTTTGATTTCCTGCAGACAACAGAATTCCCCAAAGATTCTGCCTTGTGCTGCTTACCTCTCCGTTAAACAGAGTGTGAAAGTCCACAGTGTGTATTGCGCGTGTGTGCGTTTGTTTTGCTTGTTTAACAGGCCATACTTGTGTGTAGAGAATTCTCTAAGGAGAGAGAGAAGGCGAAAGCTCGTGGAGATTTCCAGAAGCTTCGTGAGAAACAGCAGATGGAGGAAGATCTGTGTGGATATATGGACTGGATCACTCAGGCTGAGGACATTGAGGAGTTTGATGAGGACGGGAACAGACGTGAGATCTCTCCCTCTGTTTAACCATCCATAACCCCTTTGTGCTCTATCTCTTGTTCATTGTTGATCACCTGTTTCTCCTATACCAGTTTACCATACAGAGACTATTAAATAAGACAGAGTTTTTGATCCCAAGGGCCCCAAATATGTGGAACCCATTCTGAGGGCCTTCTAACAAAAACAACAGAACTATTGAAagtatatacttaataaaaataccctttaATTGTACTTTTAGTAAACTAAACTGATATACTTAAAGTCTGttaaattggaacaactaatggttgcactttattttacagtaagtgtacgtacatgtacttatagtgtacttactgtgtatttatctaagaaagttctggtaatacaaggtaactacatggggtagagttaggtttaggggtaggtttagggttagtacctagttattacataattattgaaattattataataagtacatagtatgtatacgaggaacaggactgtaaaataaagtgctaccgactaATTGTTGTACTTATTGCACTGTAATTGTGTGGAAGTTGTGCTGAGATCCAGTTAGAAATATAGTAAACGGAGTACCCAATATAAgtacattaatatacattaaacaTCTCACTATTGATGTTTTAGGTAAAGATTTCCCCACGCACCACCTGCTTTTCCATCTGTTCTGTTTCTCATTTTGTTCTATTCCATGTCtctcactctttttctctctctggatCTTTCAATCTCCCCTCAGGTGTGACCTTGTGTGACCTAGCTGATAAGAAGAGGGGGAAATTCGGCTGGTTCAGCCACTCAAATGAAACCCACGGTACAGCCAATCAGAACGAGACACATGACCCCTTCACTCCCCCGCTGTTCTATATATAGCCCCACTCAACTTTGTTGGGTCTAATTGTGTAATTTACATCTGGGGCCAGAAATCCCATCTCTCAGTTGGACCCATATTAAGTGCTTTGACCCTATTTCAGAGAGATTTCTTATCTCCAAAACTGTGTCAATGTGTGGCCAACATTATCCTTTCTCTTTGTCTCTCATATACCTATCCTTTTCTGTGTATCTTTCACTCTCTTCCTGTTTTATCACATGCTATAGCAAGTCTTCCAGCCAGTGAAACGGCCTCTGagaacactgaaaacatagatGAGGAACACACAGATTGTTGTGCTGCTTGCTggtaataatatacacacacatacatacccaCTTTAATTAGAAACAGCATAACACACAACATTTGTCATTGCGTTGTCCTGCCGGCTTACTAATGGAAGTTGTTATCAGCCATAATGGAGTGTCATCCCTTAATTTCTCAGTTGCGGCTCATTATGTTCTCTTTTCTTTGTATTCTTTGTGCTCTTGCAAGTCAGTTCATTACTCTGGGTTTATTTGGCTGTCCTTGTTTCAGTATCTGAACTGGATCTTTGTTAAGCACAATGCATCAAAGTGCACATTTTGCCCATTGCTCTGTGTTTTGCTTGTCTCTGAGCTCATtgtcactttgttttgttttgttcactgTCCTTTGACTTCAGCGCTCGCATTATGAAGATCCCTTGCTGGTGAGTCATTGTGAGGACAAACTAGTAGTTCAGGGTCCATCTACTGGATATATAGACTTTACTTTAGAAAatgcactgtatttttattttttcttgtttaaagcataaatctagctaaatttaatttatgcttagAAGTTCATGTACAAAACAATGCAAACCTATCAAACTTAGAGGATTAGTTTCCCTAAAAATGACAATTAGCTAAaaagttactcaccctcatgccatccaagatgGTTCTCTGAGAACTGGTCTTATGTtatgcagttttgtttttaaagtgcatttctatttttttaaagatattagaTATTTTATTCTGGCAGAGAGGACAAAAATATGgaatatgtaaattattttttgcaataaattTTTCTCTTAAACTCTTAAATTACTTTGAttacatatttcattacttttatattattatattatatattaaattacattatatatatatatatatatatatatatatatatatatatatatatatatatatatatatatatatatatatatatatagtaatttttccatatgaatgtaaaaatatatatctttttttgtttgtgtgtgtgtttgcttagtCGTGCCCTGCGCCGCTGGAACCGTTGCATTCGTAGAAACTGTCGTACAGCAGTGAAATCTGTGACGTTCTATTGGTTAGTGCTGATCCTAGTCTTCCTCAACACTGCTCTCAGTGCCTCTGAACATTATAACCAACCAGACTGGCTCACCGACGTTCAGGGTATGTGGGTGTTTCCGAACATCACCTTACTGACATGACATGTGCACTGTCCCGCAGCATTGGCCACacgtttataattatatttatagaaCGCTATTAtcttttgttttcttactgatgTGTCTTTCATAGGAGTCCATCATGGTGTTACCAATAACTTTCAGTACATGTTGACAAAAAAGGTTGTACTGGAACTGAATCTGTTTATCtgcttctctttctttttgtctctctctctctctctctctcgtagaCATTGCCAATAAGGTTCTCCTCTCACTGTTCACAGTGGAGATGTTGTTAAAAATGTACAGTCTGGGGTTGCAGGCATATTTTGTGGCATTTTTCAACCGTTTTGACTGTTTTGTGGTGTGCGGCGGGATTCTGGAGACAGTTCTTGTGGAGATGGAGATCATGCCACCTCTCGGCATCTCAGTGTTGCGCTGCGTCCGCCTGCTTCGGATCTTCAAAGTCACGCGGTACTCAGGCCTCTTAAACaaattttaaactctttaaacatcttttttaatttaagaaactGAGTAGGTTTTAGGTTTCTAATGTTTGCAGCCCTTTCTAATTTAGAGCATGTCTAAAAACATGTGATTCTCTtaaattctgcaaaaaaaaaaaaaacatgaattccctCTTTGCTCTGGTGCATTTGTTTTGTTCCTGTTGTTTCTCTCATTACTCATCACTTTTCCGCCCTGCTAATTCTTGCCCCACTTGTCCTCCTCAGCCATTGGACAGCTTTGTCCAATCTGGTGGCCTCTCTACTGAATTCAATGAAGTCCATTGCCTCCCTGCTGCTgttgctcttcctcttcctcatcatcttCGCTCTGCTTGGCATGCAGTTATTTGGAGGGAAGTTCAACTTTGACGAGACGCAGACCAAGAGAAGCACCTTTGATTCCTTCCCTCAGGCCCTGCTAACCTGCTTTCAGGTCAACTCTGCTACAACAGTCAAAACATTATATTCTGTTGTTAAATAAGCATAGATGtttttatacatattattcatgtataaataaaaaatataataaattaaaaatcaaagaAAAGTGATGATTTTAAAGTATAAAGTTCTGCTCAAAGGTTAAGAAAGTTAAGGATCCTAAGAAAGtcagtgttttacattttttgtgtagCTGAGCTATTAAGTTTTCTTGCTAAATGTAGGTCATTTTTTCTACAGATCTTAACAGGTGAAGACTGGAATGTAGTCATGTATGATGGTATTATGGCATATGGAGGCCCAGTTTTCCCTGGAATGATCGTCTGTCTTTACTTTGTGATTTTGTTCATTTGTGGTAACTGTATCCTTTCTGTCTGAAACctattattatttgcttattatGCTTGCATTTTGTTTATCTGATATCATTAACAAAACACCAAcacaatttttattcatttgtatttattacatttattaacaaaGCAACACTGTGTAGTATTTTTGTGTCGTTTGTcatgtttctgtttgtgtttttgttgggTCTTAACTGCTGCTCTCTAAGATATCCTACTGAATGTCTTCTTGGCCATCGCTGTTGACAACTTAGCAGGAGGGGATGGAGACAATAAGAAGAATGAGTGTGTTTTTAGATTTTTCCAGATCATATTACCAAATCTTAACTCAAGTGTTTTTcttaatatgacagcacacacatTTACTATTCTTAAACATACACAGTGCGGTCCTGAGTCCTGAGAAAAAAAGTATAACAGCCACCTAATGAAGTGAAAATAATTATGATTCTTTCATTAAAGCAAAAGGGAGATAAAAtactaaatgtttattttccattttaacaaTTTACTGAAATTATGctgacaatgttttattttagtaaaatgcaaaatagaagcattttcacCCACTGTTCTGTATATTCAAAAACAAATCTAATTTCTGACATGCAATTCTGTTCATCCTGACAGAGGAAAAAAAGAGGGAGAAGGTGAAGGTGAAGGTGAAGGAGAGAATGGAGAGGTGAAGGTATGGAAATCAAACTCCTCTGTCTTTCTTGTTGTTGATATTATCACACTGAGGTCTTTCTTTCATTCTGTTTTCCACAGGTGGACATTGATGATGAGtacgaggaagaggaggagcccGAAGAGGGAGATgatgaaggtaaagtgcacaaacgttaaagaggtcatatgatgggattttaatttttcctttctctttgaaatGTGGTACAACTTCTTGGTTCAGGAAGAAGATCTCAAAACCTTAGATATATtgtttatcaaagttaagactctgccacgccctcctaaaacagctcattctaacacgcccccacatgtcaacatcactatgtggaaatatttgcataatgctgcccaaatgtttgCGCACAGAAAGaaggtttcagtaaccacagttagtgttgaagcagccatgtcagggagatgctgtgtgtttttaggcgaaagcaaaagcactttatttggacttctgaaagtagatgcatttaggaatctttaagattactcacaacagaacagcaacgcattttatggacgaccgtttcgtaaacctaggagaggaggcaattctgactttgctacaacagtctggtgcttctgaatcagatactgttagtatgttttgttattagtttaagtatttgctatcgactgttcaaatgcagagttttgcgcatggtgtgtatgtgtgtgtggtgtgtgcgtgtgtgagagagagaaagagagagagagacggtcacacagtggagtcagctgtctaaaccgtccgtggcttgtgtactgcaaacacatacaagcttcatcactgtgtctgtacatttccgacgagtgcttgcggtgatctaccaatcacaatgcactgagtCAGACTGCGCTTCTCaaaaggagggactttgtagaaaatgacgcatttgagagaggcggaGCATAGAGGACCTAAAATAATGTGCAGTATTTGAAAAACACTAAAGACTAAACACAGTATTTTTTGAACACTGAAGCATGTCATCATATTTGTTTACaccatatacacaaaataatgatctttaaaaaagcatcatatgacccctttaagacagCATATTGCTTTGGAACAGTTATTTTATTCTGACAAGTTTTGTAGTTATTTAGAAGACATTAGCGACCATAATTCCTCATCTTACAGCAAACACCCATTGCACTAAAAGTCCCTCTTCCTTAGTGTCCTGAGGTTAAGTGGTGGCTTCTCAAAGACACAGTGGTGATAGAGCTAGATTGTGATCTCATTaactcagtttctctctctctatctctccctctctctttctttctgttcttCTCTGCTGGAAGAAGGGAAAACTCAGCTCAATGTTGCTGACTTTGCTCCTCCTAAAGAGAAAGTTCTACCGATCCCAGAGGGCAGTGCGTTCTTCTGCCTCAGCAAGACCAACCCGTGAGTCTGCACTTTAAACTATTCACAGACAGCACTTGaccatttaaagagatagtttccccccaaaaaatgaaTTCTGCCATAACTTACTTGTGTCATATAAATGCATccttcagtcattcattcattccaaacatgtttgacttactttcttctctGGATCACAGaggacatttttgtttgtttttatccatacagtggaagtcaatggtcatcaaaactgtttggttacattcttcaaaatgtcttcttttgtgtagAAGAAAATAGGTCATACATATTTGGAATGTACTGAGGGTGAGTGCTGAcaatacatttttgagtgaactatttgaTTAATTCTTTGTTACTatgattatatttttctttatataaaacattttctacaAGTATTCCACAACTATTCCAAAGTACTTTTGGGGAAAAAATAGCACTCACTCACTTAAACATGGCAATTGTGTTTTTGTTCctcacattttcatttcaatgtgTTAACGCCAGTTCTGGAGTTACTCATTAAT
Proteins encoded:
- the LOC113087728 gene encoding LOW QUALITY PROTEIN: voltage-dependent L-type calcium channel subunit alpha-1F-like (The sequence of the model RefSeq protein was modified relative to this genomic sequence to represent the inferred CDS: deleted 1 base in 1 codon), translating into MYEENRKRNGYSKEEEEGGGEAEEEEEEEKGGGEGNEGNEDEKDEWEENEQPKMNRTETLNSTTSSTGTQKKKSQHVKKQVQGSNQVQRAPRALFCLKLNNPIRRAALHLVEWKPFDIFILLAIFANCVALGVSKPFPEDDSNATNHDLEQVEYVFLIIFTVETFLKILAYGLVMHPSSYIRNGWNLLDFVIVIVGLFSVVLETATHKSGETTSHTPGKPGGLDVKALRAFRVLRPLRLVSGVPSLQIVLNSIMKAMVPLLHISLLVLFVIIIYAIIGLELFIGRMHRTCYFIGTDNYADDDPVPCAYAGHGRQCAANGSECRGKWDGPNGGITNFDNFFFAMLTVFQCITMEGWTDVLYWMNDAIGFELPWVYFVSLVIFGSFFVLNLVLGVLSGEFSKEREKAKARGDFQKLREKQQMEEDLCGYMDWITQAEDIEEFDEDGNRRVTLCDLADKKRGKFGWFSHSNETHASLPASETASENTENIDEEHTDCCAACCARIMKIPCCRALRRWNRCIRRNCRTAVKSVTFYWLVLILVFLNTALSASEHYNQPDWLTDVQDIANKVLLSLFTVEMLLKMYSLGLQAYFVAFFNRFDCFVVCGGILETVLVEMEIMPPLGISVLRCVRLLRIFKVTRHWTALSNLVASLLNSMKSIASLLLLLFLFLIIFALLGMQLFGGKFNFDETQTKRSTFDSFPQALLTCFQILTGEDWNVVMYDGIMAYGGPVFPGMIVCLYFVILFICGNYILLNVFLAIAVDNLAGGDGDNKKNEGKKEGEGEGEGEGENGEVKVDIDDEYEEEEEPEEGDDEEGKTQLNVADFAPPKEKVLPIPEGSAFFCLSKTNPIRVGCHTLIHHHIFTNLILVFIILSSISLAAEDPIRAHSFRNNVLGYADYAFTSIFTVEILLKMTVHGAFLHQGSFCRNWFNLLDLLVVSVSLVSFFLHSSAISVVKILRVLRVLRPLRAINRAKGLKHVVQCVFVAIRTIGNIMIVTTLLQFMFACIGVQLFKGKFYRCTDEAKNTPEQCKGTFVVYKDGDVSHPMVRERIWINSDFNFDNVLMGMMALFTVSTFEGWPALLYKAIDANAENHGPIYNYRVEISIFFIVYIIIIAFFMMNIFVGFVIITFREQGEAEFKNCELDKNQRQCVEYALKAQPLKLYIPKNPVQYKFWSIINSTGFEYIMFVLILLNTVTLAVQHYDQSKTFSYVMDILNMVFTGLFTVEMLIKLMALRLRHYFIDAWNSFDALIVVGSVVDIVVTEFSVSSSLTYAINRIEIDAVLYNSLN